Proteins co-encoded in one Periophthalmus magnuspinnatus isolate fPerMag1 chromosome 20, fPerMag1.2.pri, whole genome shotgun sequence genomic window:
- the LOC129457259 gene encoding B-cell receptor CD22-like produces the protein MEALSGSCLWIPCTYKVLTKSIDINTADPVTGFWFKGDRWSQYTFSVSGDSSKSYPMNFTGNLKNKNCTTMFYNLSKSHDDKYYFRVENSGFKATARCDSLQIKVRDSPWSPTIEVSGKQTETEVVTITCSAVTPCPHAPPQLTWDLHQGTAHITETNGTFTTKITQNITLTDAHDGLMIKCNAAYPVSGGFKMADSNVTLSVSYGPKNSSVEVSPSGSLSAGQSVTLSCSSRAKPPVHHFTWFRHSSQGPANVSQGHTYSFNLTEEGQYYCVASNTLGHESSPAVTLSITETAGGADSSITPKSSL, from the exons ATGGAGGCTCTGAGTGGCTCCTGTTTGTGGATCCCATGCACCTATAAAGTTTTAACTAAATCTATAGATATAAACACTGCAGACCCTGTCACTGGCTTTTGGTTTAAAGGTGATCGTTGGTCACAGTATACGTTTTCAGTCAGTGGAGACTCCAGTAAGTCTTATCCCATGAATTTCACTGGgaacctgaaaaacaaaaactgcaccacaatgttttataatttaagcAAAAGCCACGATGACAAATATTACTTCAGAGTAGAGAACAGTGGTTTTAAGGCCACAGCTCGTTGTGACTCtcttcaaataaaagtcagag ACTCTCCCTGGAGCCCCACAATAGAAGTCTCTggtaaacagacagagacagaggtggtgACTATAACCTGCTCAGCTGTCACTCCCTGTCCACACGCCCCTCCTCAGCTCACATGggacctccaccaaggcactgCCCACATCACAGAGACCAACGGGACATTTACCACTAAAATCACACAGAACATCACTCTGACAGACGCCCATGatggactaatgataaagtgtaatGCAGCGTATCCTGTGAGTGgaggattcaaaatggccgacagtaACGTGACTCTCAGTGTCTCAT ATGGTCCTAAAAACAGCTCAGTGGAGGTCAGTCCGTCCGGTTCACTGTCAGCAGGTCAGTCAGTGACGCTGAGCTGCTCCAGCAGAGCCAAGCCTCCTGTCCACCACTTCACCTGgttcagacacagctcacagggaCCAGCCAATGTCAGCCAGGGACACACGTACAGCTTCAACCTCACTGAAGAGGGACAGTACTATTGTGTGGCCTCAAATACACTCGGACATGAATCATCTCCAGCCGTTACACTGAGTATAACAG AGACAGCTGGGGGAGCGGACTCTTCAATCACCCCAAAATCTTCTTTATAA